The Gemella haemolysans genome includes a region encoding these proteins:
- a CDS encoding TIGR00730 family Rossman fold protein encodes MKITVFCGANNGKSEFYKENAIELGKWIARNNHTLVYGGGKVGLMGAIADTVLENDGEVIGIMPQFLVDREISHNDINELIIVNDMSVRKTKLVDLGDVFISLPGGPGTLEEISQVISWVRVGKKDAPCILMNINGYYDFLEQYFDKMVEEGFLTIEDRKNTLFTDNIEEMEQFIANYKNL; translated from the coding sequence ATGAAAATTACAGTTTTTTGTGGAGCAAATAATGGAAAAAGTGAATTTTATAAAGAAAATGCAATAGAACTTGGTAAGTGGATTGCTAGAAACAATCATACTTTAGTATATGGTGGTGGGAAAGTAGGTCTAATGGGAGCTATTGCTGATACTGTCTTAGAAAATGATGGAGAAGTCATAGGTATAATGCCACAATTCTTAGTAGACAGAGAAATTAGCCACAATGATATTAATGAATTGATTATTGTTAATGATATGTCGGTGAGAAAAACTAAACTTGTTGATCTTGGTGATGTGTTTATTTCTTTACCAGGTGGACCAGGAACACTAGAAGAGATATCACAGGTAATCTCATGGGTGAGAGTTGGTAAAAAAGATGCTCCTTGTATTTTAATGAATATTAATGGTTATTATGACTTTTTAGAACAATATTTTGATAAGATGGTAGAAGAAGGTTTCTTAACTATTGAAGATAGGAAAAATACTTTATTTACAGATAATATAGAAGAAATGGAACAATTCATAGCTAACTATAAAAATTTATAA
- the hslO gene encoding Hsp33 family molecular chaperone HslO gives MKDYLIRGLAFNDEIRFFVTKTTDLVEEIRQRHDAYPTAIAAVGRTATVTTMMGAMLKSGDRIDVAVRGDGPVGTIYASSNEIGETTAYAKNMQVHIPSNAQGKLDVKGVVGGGNITVVRDLGLNEKYTTTSPIVSGEIAEDFTYYFAASEQVPSAVSLGVLVETDNSVIAAGGFILQVLPNATNETITKIEKTISNIKPISTLIHEGKTPEEIANIIFGGEENYRILQKNDVVFKCTCSKERYADALVTLGKKELEDIAKQETTELVCAFCKEKYHFSQKEITDLLDNLN, from the coding sequence ATGAAAGATTATTTGATTAGAGGATTAGCCTTTAACGATGAAATTAGATTTTTTGTAACAAAAACTACAGATTTAGTAGAAGAAATTAGACAAAGACATGATGCTTATCCAACAGCAATAGCAGCAGTAGGTCGTACAGCTACGGTTACTACAATGATGGGTGCTATGCTTAAGAGTGGAGATAGAATTGATGTTGCTGTTCGTGGAGATGGTCCTGTAGGAACAATCTATGCATCATCAAATGAGATAGGGGAAACTACAGCATATGCTAAAAATATGCAAGTTCATATTCCAAGTAATGCTCAAGGTAAGCTTGATGTGAAAGGAGTAGTTGGAGGAGGAAATATCACGGTAGTACGTGACTTAGGATTAAATGAAAAGTATACTACTACTTCACCGATAGTATCTGGAGAAATCGCAGAAGATTTCACTTATTACTTCGCTGCTAGTGAGCAGGTTCCTTCTGCAGTTTCACTAGGGGTATTAGTAGAAACTGATAATTCTGTAATTGCAGCTGGTGGATTTATTTTACAAGTACTTCCAAATGCTACAAATGAGACGATAACAAAGATAGAAAAAACAATAAGTAATATTAAACCAATTTCTACTTTAATTCATGAGGGTAAAACTCCTGAAGAGATTGCAAATATAATCTTCGGTGGAGAAGAAAACTATCGTATCTTACAGAAGAATGATGTAGTATTTAAATGTACATGTTCTAAAGAACGTTATGCTGATGCTTTAGTAACATTAGGAAAAAAAGAGTTAGAAGATATTGCTAAACAAGAAACTACGGAGTTAGTCTGTGCGTTTTGTAAAGAAAAATATCATTTTTCTCAAAAAGAAATTACTGACTTATTAGACAATTTAAATTAA
- a CDS encoding xanthine phosphoribosyltransferase: protein MELLREMVITDGKVYDNNVLKVDSFLNHQIDAGLMMKMTESFYEYFKNEKITKILTIEASGIAPAIMVANLFKVPMVFAKKSKPSTLKNNDVYTAEVHSYTKNITNTIVVSEKFINKDDKVLIVDDFLANGQATLGLMEIVNKAGAETVGVGILVEKSFQDGRKLLDEKNVNVCSLCRIASLENNEVKFNKADDEK from the coding sequence ATGGAATTACTAAGAGAAATGGTTATTACCGATGGTAAAGTTTATGATAATAATGTCCTTAAAGTTGATTCATTTTTAAACCATCAAATCGATGCTGGCTTAATGATGAAAATGACAGAGTCTTTTTATGAGTATTTTAAAAATGAAAAAATAACGAAGATTCTGACAATCGAGGCGAGTGGTATTGCACCAGCGATTATGGTAGCAAACTTATTTAAAGTGCCGATGGTTTTCGCTAAAAAGAGTAAACCATCAACATTAAAAAATAATGATGTATACACTGCCGAGGTTCATAGCTACACGAAAAATATAACTAATACTATAGTAGTTTCAGAAAAATTCATTAATAAAGATGACAAAGTACTTATTGTTGATGATTTTCTTGCTAATGGACAGGCTACTCTAGGTCTTATGGAAATAGTAAATAAGGCTGGAGCAGAAACAGTAGGAGTAGGAATACTAGTTGAGAAAAGTTTCCAAGATGGTAGAAAATTATTAGACGAAAAGAATGTTAATGTTTGTTCTTTATGTAGAATTGCTTCTCTAGAGAATAATGAAGTTAAATTTAATAAAGCTGATGATGAGAAATAA
- the guaB gene encoding IMP dehydrogenase yields the protein MWENKFQKEGLTFDDVLLVPAKSDILPKKVDLKVSLTEKIKLSVPIISAAMDTVTEHKMAIAMAREGGIGVIHKNMTIEEQAEQVRKVKRSESGVITDPFFLTPDSLVYEAENLMQQYRISGVPIVNNEDDMKVVGIITNRDMRFLTDFDIKISEVMTKEHLITAPEKTTLEEASVILRSHKIEKLILTDESGKLTGLITIKDIEKLAKYPNSAKDAKGRLLVAASVGITNDTVDRVDALVEAGVDAIVVDTAHGHSKGVLDAVKTLRTNYPDLDIIAGNVATGEAARDLFEAGADVVKVGIGPGSICTTRVVAGVGVPQITAIYDCATVARELGKTIIADGGIKYTGDVVKAIAAGGHAVMLGSMLAGCEESPGELEIFQGRTFKAYRGMGSISAMEKGSKDRYFQEDGKKLVPEGIEGRTPYKGAVSETIYQIIGGLRAGMGYTGSRDLRALRENSQFVRMTGAGLIESHPHDVQITKESPNYSK from the coding sequence ATGTGGGAAAATAAATTTCAAAAAGAAGGTTTAACATTTGATGATGTGCTATTAGTACCAGCTAAAAGTGACATTTTACCTAAAAAAGTTGATTTAAAAGTTAGTTTAACGGAGAAAATTAAACTATCAGTACCAATTATTTCTGCTGCGATGGATACAGTAACAGAACACAAAATGGCAATAGCAATGGCTCGCGAGGGTGGAATCGGTGTTATTCACAAAAATATGACTATTGAAGAACAAGCTGAACAAGTAAGAAAAGTTAAACGTTCAGAAAGCGGAGTTATTACAGATCCTTTCTTCCTTACACCAGATAGTCTTGTATATGAAGCAGAAAACTTAATGCAACAATACAGAATTTCAGGTGTACCGATTGTAAACAATGAAGATGACATGAAAGTTGTTGGAATTATCACAAACCGTGATATGAGATTCTTAACTGACTTTGATATTAAAATTAGCGAAGTAATGACTAAAGAGCACCTTATTACTGCTCCAGAAAAAACTACGCTAGAAGAAGCTAGTGTAATTTTACGTAGTCACAAAATTGAAAAATTAATTTTAACTGATGAATCTGGTAAATTAACAGGATTAATTACTATTAAAGATATTGAGAAATTAGCTAAATATCCTAATTCAGCAAAAGATGCTAAAGGACGTCTTCTAGTAGCCGCGTCTGTAGGTATTACTAACGATACAGTTGATCGTGTTGATGCTTTAGTAGAAGCTGGAGTTGATGCTATCGTAGTTGATACTGCTCACGGACACTCTAAAGGAGTATTAGATGCAGTTAAAACATTAAGAACTAACTATCCTGATTTAGATATTATCGCAGGAAATGTAGCGACTGGAGAAGCTGCTCGTGATTTATTTGAAGCTGGAGCAGATGTTGTTAAAGTTGGTATTGGTCCTGGATCAATCTGTACTACACGTGTAGTTGCAGGGGTAGGAGTTCCACAAATCACAGCTATTTACGACTGTGCAACAGTAGCTCGTGAATTAGGAAAAACAATCATTGCTGATGGTGGAATTAAATATACTGGAGATGTAGTAAAAGCTATCGCAGCTGGAGGACATGCAGTAATGTTAGGTTCTATGCTTGCAGGTTGTGAAGAATCTCCAGGTGAATTAGAAATCTTCCAAGGTAGAACATTCAAAGCATACCGTGGAATGGGATCAATTTCTGCAATGGAAAAAGGATCTAAAGACCGTTACTTCCAAGAAGATGGTAAGAAATTAGTTCCAGAAGGAATCGAAGGACGTACACCTTATAAAGGTGCTGTTTCTGAAACAATTTACCAAATCATTGGTGGATTACGTGCAGGTATGGGGTATACTGGTTCACGTGATTTACGTGCGCTTCGTGAAAACTCACAATTTGTTCGTATGACTGGTGCTGGATTAATTGAATCTCACCCACACGACGTTCAAATTACAAAAGAAAGTCCAAACTACTCTAAATAA
- the ribH gene encoding 6,7-dimethyl-8-ribityllumazine synthase: MTTFEGKFIGKDIKVAIVVARFNEFITSKLLGGAKDTLIRNEVKEENIDVYWVPGAFEIPFITKKLVATNKYDGIVTLGSIIRGSTSHYDLVCNEVAKGVGQINLNSEIPVMFGVITTEDIDQAIERAGSKAGNKGSECAQGLLEMIDLTKQI, encoded by the coding sequence ATGACAACATTTGAAGGAAAATTTATAGGTAAAGATATTAAGGTAGCAATCGTAGTAGCACGTTTTAACGAGTTCATTACATCTAAATTATTAGGTGGAGCTAAAGATACGTTAATTAGAAACGAAGTAAAAGAAGAAAACATCGATGTATACTGGGTTCCAGGAGCATTCGAAATTCCATTCATTACTAAAAAATTAGTAGCTACAAATAAATACGATGGTATCGTTACATTAGGAAGCATTATTCGTGGAAGCACTAGTCACTATGACTTAGTTTGTAACGAGGTAGCAAAAGGTGTAGGTCAAATCAATCTTAACAGCGAAATTCCTGTAATGTTCGGTGTTATAACTACTGAAGACATCGATCAGGCTATCGAAAGAGCTGGTTCAAAAGCCGGAAACAAAGGTAGCGAGTGCGCTCAAGGGCTTCTTGAAATGATAGACTTAACTAAACAAATCTAA
- a CDS encoding bifunctional 3,4-dihydroxy-2-butanone-4-phosphate synthase/GTP cyclohydrolase II: MINNVRQAIEDLKAGKLIVLIDDDDREAEGDLVGLAELVTGENVNFMTKHARGLICAPVSTEIAKRLNLHSMLDKNTDPHETAFTVSVDYKTSTTGISAFERATTIKELANPNSRPEDFNRPGHMFPLIGRDGGIKVRRGHTEASLDLARLANSTEATYICEIMNEDGTMARRDDLYEFAKKWDLTVVDLDELTRFLSFEDSVKIKLPTEFGDFDLQLFEDEFNKEHLIISKGDLTSEEPLLIRVHSECLTGDIFASHRCDCGEQLHAALQKISELGRGAVLYLRQEGRGIGLRNKLLAYQLQEQGVDTYDANVQLGFAPDERDYSIAVDILDYLGIKSVKLLTNNPDKVEQLSSLGINIVDREPIKIKPHKENKHYLQTKKIRFNHFLDI, encoded by the coding sequence ATGATTAATAATGTACGACAAGCAATCGAAGACTTAAAAGCTGGAAAATTAATCGTTCTTATCGATGATGATGACAGAGAAGCAGAAGGAGATTTAGTCGGCTTAGCTGAACTAGTTACTGGTGAAAATGTAAATTTCATGACGAAACATGCCCGTGGTTTAATTTGCGCACCTGTTTCAACTGAAATAGCTAAACGATTAAACTTGCATTCAATGCTAGATAAAAATACAGATCCTCACGAGACTGCATTTACAGTAAGTGTTGATTATAAAACATCAACAACAGGAATCTCTGCTTTTGAAAGAGCTACAACTATAAAAGAATTAGCAAATCCTAATTCTAGACCTGAAGATTTTAATAGACCTGGACACATGTTCCCTCTTATAGGACGTGATGGTGGAATTAAAGTTCGTCGTGGCCACACCGAAGCAAGTTTAGATTTAGCAAGATTAGCTAACAGTACCGAAGCTACATATATCTGTGAAATCATGAACGAAGATGGTACTATGGCTAGAAGAGATGACTTGTATGAATTTGCCAAAAAATGGGATTTAACAGTTGTTGATTTAGACGAACTAACACGTTTTTTGTCATTTGAAGACAGCGTTAAAATAAAGCTTCCAACAGAATTTGGAGACTTTGATTTACAGCTGTTTGAAGATGAATTTAATAAAGAACATTTAATTATTAGTAAAGGTGATTTAACTTCTGAAGAACCTTTACTAATACGAGTTCACTCAGAATGTTTGACAGGAGATATATTCGCTTCTCATAGATGTGATTGCGGTGAACAATTACACGCCGCACTTCAAAAAATCTCAGAACTAGGTCGAGGAGCAGTTTTATATTTGAGACAAGAAGGTCGAGGAATCGGGCTTAGAAACAAACTCCTTGCATACCAATTGCAAGAACAAGGTGTAGATACTTACGATGCTAATGTTCAATTAGGTTTCGCTCCTGATGAGAGGGACTATAGTATTGCAGTAGATATATTAGATTACTTAGGAATAAAATCAGTAAAACTACTTACTAACAACCCTGACAAAGTAGAACAATTAAGTTCTTTAGGAATTAATATAGTTGACCGTGAACCAATTAAGATAAAACCACATAAAGAAAACAAACACTATTTACAAACAAAAAAAATAAGATTTAATCACTTTTTAGATATATAA
- a CDS encoding riboflavin synthase, with protein sequence MFTGLIKEQGKIVKIIKSSHSIKLTIQATKNLLETYKIGDSMAVNGVCLTCVQKSSSQFTVDIMPETYKRTTFKDLKVNDSVNLEPAMGHSDRFEGHIVSGHSDGLAQLAARQKDENAILLTFAYPSKFQGEIINQGSITINGISLTVVTCDNNKFTVSLIPHTAKHTNLEKLKIGDNVNIETDILAKYIKAQLKLFGGKLND encoded by the coding sequence ATGTTTACAGGATTAATAAAAGAACAAGGTAAAATAGTAAAAATTATAAAATCAAGTCACAGTATAAAATTAACAATACAAGCAACTAAAAACTTACTGGAAACATATAAAATCGGTGATAGTATGGCGGTAAATGGAGTATGCTTAACATGTGTCCAAAAAAGTTCATCACAATTCACCGTTGATATTATGCCCGAGACTTATAAGAGAACAACATTTAAAGACTTAAAAGTAAATGACTCTGTAAATCTTGAGCCCGCAATGGGACACTCAGATAGATTTGAAGGACATATCGTTTCGGGGCATAGTGATGGCTTAGCACAATTAGCAGCAAGACAAAAAGACGAAAATGCTATTCTTCTAACTTTTGCTTATCCAAGTAAATTTCAAGGAGAAATCATTAATCAAGGCTCAATTACTATAAACGGAATAAGTTTAACAGTAGTAACTTGCGACAATAATAAATTTACCGTTTCGTTAATTCCACATACTGCAAAACATACAAATCTAGAAAAATTGAAAATTGGTGACAATGTAAATATTGAAACCGATATTCTAGCAAAATATATAAAAGCTCAACTAAAACTATTTGGAGGAAAGTTAAATGATTAA
- the ribD gene encoding bifunctional diaminohydroxyphosphoribosylaminopyrimidine deaminase/5-amino-6-(5-phosphoribosylamino)uracil reductase RibD gives MHEYFMNLALLEAKRGAKYTHTNPLVGAIIVKDNKIVARGSHLRYGCEHAEKNAISTCKTPEKIFNSTLYVTLEPCNHKGKQPPCTEAILKMGISKVVVAQLDPNPIVSGKGIKFLRDNGIEVTTGILEKEAYNLNYAYNLFHTQKRPYVVLKQATSLDGKLAFTNERTQITGKEVYDFVRKERDNYQAILVGAKTVLIDNPKLTGASTSLYPPKRIILDKEGTIFQHKELNLFKDDSSEVIVFSKYKNEDLPSHVTIITPNEFTIKEILTEIAKLGIQSVYVEGGPCIHDQFLASGYWDEVISYISPTLLGGSNTSSFNSDRTTNEKITLHDINVTKLGEDIRISGRKESQCLQD, from the coding sequence ATGCACGAATATTTTATGAATCTTGCTCTATTAGAAGCTAAGCGTGGTGCAAAATATACACATACCAATCCTCTAGTTGGTGCAATTATAGTAAAAGATAATAAAATTGTCGCAAGAGGTTCACACCTTCGTTACGGTTGTGAACATGCTGAAAAAAATGCTATTTCTACTTGTAAAACTCCTGAGAAAATATTTAATTCAACTCTATATGTCACATTAGAACCATGTAACCACAAAGGAAAACAACCACCTTGTACAGAAGCCATATTAAAAATGGGCATCTCTAAAGTTGTTGTTGCTCAATTAGATCCTAATCCAATAGTTAGTGGAAAGGGAATTAAATTCTTACGTGATAATGGAATTGAAGTTACAACTGGTATCTTGGAAAAAGAAGCTTATAATCTGAATTATGCTTACAATTTATTCCACACACAAAAAAGACCTTATGTAGTCTTAAAACAAGCTACCAGTCTTGACGGAAAATTAGCCTTTACTAATGAAAGAACTCAAATAACAGGAAAAGAAGTATATGACTTCGTCAGAAAAGAACGAGATAATTATCAAGCTATTCTCGTTGGGGCAAAAACTGTGTTAATAGATAATCCAAAATTAACTGGAGCGAGCACATCATTATACCCACCAAAAAGAATCATATTAGATAAAGAAGGAACTATTTTTCAACATAAAGAACTAAATCTCTTTAAAGACGATTCTTCTGAAGTTATAGTTTTTTCGAAATACAAAAATGAAGACTTACCTTCACATGTAACTATCATTACACCTAACGAATTTACAATAAAAGAAATTCTTACTGAGATTGCAAAACTTGGTATACAGTCAGTTTATGTAGAAGGTGGCCCTTGTATCCACGATCAATTCCTTGCTAGTGGTTATTGGGATGAAGTAATTTCATATATTTCCCCTACACTCTTAGGAGGAAGCAATACTTCATCATTTAATAGTGATAGAACTACTAATGAAAAAATCACTTTACACGATATTAATGTAACAAAACTCGGTGAAGATATAAGAATCTCGGGAAGGAAAGAAAGTCAATGTTTACAGGATTAA
- a CDS encoding sodium-dependent transporter, whose translation MSENSKWSSKVGFILASAGSAIGLGAVWKFPYMTAANGGGGFLLVFLIFTLLIGLPLLLAEFVLGRGAGVSAIRTFGKLGKNKNYNIIGYIGGFALFILLSFYSVIGGWILVYLGISISDTLGLHFTGDHAALFTSVISNTWIALGAQALFILLNILIVSRGVQKGIEKASKIMMPLLFIIFLVIIARSLTLPNAMAGVTYFLKPDFSKITSSGILFALGQSFFALSIGVTAMLTYASYLDRRTNLVQSGISVVLMNIAVSIMAGLAIFPAMSSFGMESEGGPSLLFIVLPQLFSNMAFGKIFYILFLILFLFATITSSVVMLEINVGNITNQKNTNRTKFSVIIGILTFIVGIPSALSYGSLSDTLIFGKTVFDLMDFLVSNILMPLGCLALSIFTGYVLDKKVAQEQLHINENNKTNLVLFRTWLFLLRYILPVIILIVCLAQFL comes from the coding sequence ATGTCAGAAAATTCGAAATGGAGTTCTAAAGTAGGTTTCATACTTGCTTCAGCTGGATCTGCGATAGGTCTTGGAGCTGTATGGAAATTCCCATACATGACCGCAGCAAATGGTGGAGGTGGATTCTTACTAGTCTTTCTTATCTTCACTCTTTTAATTGGACTACCACTACTTCTTGCTGAATTTGTACTTGGTCGTGGCGCTGGAGTTTCAGCCATTAGAACTTTTGGCAAACTAGGAAAAAACAAAAATTATAATATTATTGGTTATATCGGTGGATTCGCCCTATTTATCTTACTATCATTCTATAGTGTTATTGGTGGATGGATTTTAGTATACTTAGGTATTTCAATTTCTGATACTCTTGGGCTTCATTTTACTGGTGATCACGCAGCCTTATTCACGAGTGTTATATCAAATACTTGGATTGCATTAGGCGCTCAGGCTTTATTCATCTTATTAAATATTCTTATAGTATCTCGTGGTGTTCAAAAAGGTATTGAAAAAGCATCAAAAATCATGATGCCACTATTATTCATCATATTCTTAGTAATTATCGCAAGATCATTAACATTACCAAATGCAATGGCTGGAGTTACTTACTTCCTAAAACCTGATTTTTCTAAAATTACTAGTTCTGGTATTTTATTCGCACTTGGGCAATCGTTCTTCGCACTTTCTATCGGGGTTACAGCTATGTTAACTTATGCATCATACCTTGATAGAAGAACTAACCTGGTTCAATCAGGTATTTCGGTTGTATTAATGAACATTGCAGTTTCTATAATGGCAGGACTTGCAATCTTCCCAGCTATGAGTTCATTCGGTATGGAATCTGAAGGTGGACCGAGTTTATTATTCATCGTATTACCGCAATTATTCAGCAATATGGCATTCGGTAAAATTTTCTACATTTTATTCTTAATATTATTCTTATTCGCTACTATTACTTCATCTGTAGTTATGTTAGAAATCAATGTAGGAAATATTACTAACCAAAAAAATACTAACCGTACTAAATTCAGTGTAATCATCGGAATCTTAACTTTCATCGTTGGAATTCCTTCTGCTCTATCTTACGGTTCATTATCTGATACATTAATATTCGGAAAAACAGTTTTCGATTTAATGGATTTCTTAGTATCTAATATACTTATGCCACTTGGTTGCTTAGCATTATCAATATTCACTGGATATGTACTAGACAAAAAAGTCGCTCAGGAGCAATTGCATATCAACGAGAATAACAAAACAAACCTAGTCTTATTCAGAACATGGCTATTCCTATTAAGATATATACTACCAGTTATTATTCTTATCGTTTGCTTAGCACAATTTTTATAA
- the aldA gene encoding aldehyde dehydrogenase translates to MSEVKVLKNFINGEFEGNTNYDYIKVLNPSTEEVIAKIPSSSEADVDRAIDVAEVAQRDWEKLPAIQRGAYLRKIAERIRERESEITQTIVNEGGKTFDLAKVEVLFTADYLDYMAEWARRYEGEIIQSDRQDEHIFLFKRPHGVTTGILPWNFPFFLIARKAAPALLTGNTIVLKPSQLTPINADIFAEICVEVGLPKGILNIVHGRGSVVGNRLASNPKVGLVSLTGSLTAGQEVMKAAAENITNVSLELGGKAPAIVFKDADLSLAAKAIVASRVINSGQVCNCAERVYVHEDVKDEFEKLLFAELDKVKFGDPNKEGGLDYGPLIEKRAVDAVAEKVAYAVKQGATLSYGGTRDENQVGYFFGPTVLTDVTNEMKIMKEETFGPVIPVATFKTLEEVLEYANDSEYGLTSSVYTTNLNTAFKAVNGLKFGETYINRENFEAMQGFHAGRRKSGIGGADGKHGLEEYLTTQVVYMQLDNE, encoded by the coding sequence ATGAGTGAAGTTAAAGTATTAAAAAATTTTATTAACGGAGAATTTGAAGGGAATACAAATTACGATTACATCAAGGTACTAAATCCGTCTACAGAAGAAGTTATCGCGAAAATCCCTTCTTCTTCAGAAGCTGATGTAGACCGCGCAATTGACGTAGCAGAAGTAGCTCAACGTGATTGGGAAAAATTACCTGCAATTCAAAGAGGTGCATATCTTAGAAAAATTGCTGAACGCATCCGTGAACGCGAATCAGAAATTACACAAACTATTGTTAATGAAGGTGGTAAAACTTTCGATTTAGCAAAAGTTGAGGTATTATTCACAGCAGATTACTTAGATTATATGGCTGAATGGGCTAGAAGATATGAGGGAGAAATTATTCAAAGTGATAGACAAGATGAACACATCTTCTTATTCAAACGCCCTCACGGAGTAACTACTGGTATTTTACCATGGAACTTCCCATTCTTCTTAATCGCTAGAAAAGCGGCACCAGCACTACTTACTGGTAATACAATTGTATTGAAACCAAGTCAATTAACTCCAATAAATGCTGATATTTTCGCTGAAATCTGTGTAGAAGTAGGTCTACCTAAAGGTATCTTAAACATTGTTCACGGTCGTGGATCTGTTGTTGGAAATAGATTAGCTTCTAACCCTAAAGTTGGATTAGTAAGTTTAACAGGTAGCTTAACAGCTGGACAAGAAGTTATGAAGGCTGCTGCTGAAAATATTACTAATGTTTCTCTAGAACTTGGAGGAAAAGCACCGGCTATAGTATTTAAAGATGCAGATCTTTCTCTTGCTGCAAAAGCTATCGTTGCATCTCGTGTAATTAACTCTGGACAAGTATGTAACTGTGCTGAAAGAGTATATGTTCACGAAGACGTTAAAGATGAATTCGAAAAATTATTATTCGCTGAACTTGATAAAGTTAAATTCGGTGATCCTAATAAAGAAGGTGGTTTAGATTATGGTCCACTTATCGAAAAACGTGCTGTAGACGCTGTTGCAGAAAAAGTTGCTTATGCAGTAAAACAAGGTGCTACTCTATCATATGGTGGAACTCGTGATGAAAACCAAGTTGGATACTTCTTTGGACCAACTGTTTTAACAGATGTAACTAACGAAATGAAAATTATGAAAGAAGAAACATTCGGACCAGTAATCCCAGTAGCAACATTCAAAACTTTAGAAGAAGTATTAGAATATGCTAATGATTCAGAATACGGATTAACTTCATCAGTTTATACTACTAACCTAAATACTGCATTCAAAGCAGTTAACGGTCTAAAATTTGGTGAAACATACATTAACCGTGAAAACTTCGAAGCTATGCAAGGATTCCACGCTGGACGTCGTAAATCTGGTATCGGTGGAGCTGATGGTAAACATGGTTTAGAAGAATACCTAACTACTCAAGTTGTTTACATGCAATTAGATAATGAATAA